In Gimesia benthica, a single window of DNA contains:
- a CDS encoding DUF1549 and DUF1553 domain-containing protein encodes MNILPQAVSTRRLFFALTLLLASLYLSSATRAEDVKQPVSFVNDVIPILTKAGCNMGTCHAKAGGGQNGFQLSLLGFEPLEDYDSLVKEAHGRRLFPVAPTQSLLLTKATNETPHGGGKRLNRDSDGYRLIQRWIEEGAKWKTGAEPELVSVEVQPERGLVEMGEKQQLKAIAKYSDGSTRNVTHTALYESNIKSMADVDEEGLVKVNDIPGKVAIMVRYQGKIAVFTAAIPLNAPIQKVPSEKNFIDQHVFANLKELGIPPSPVCDDATFLRRVTIDICGRFPTEEETKTFLASTEADKRDKLVERLLQSPNYADYFASKWTPLLKNRRDAASDITPNFAFHAWIRDSMLANVPYDQLVRELLGATGTVVSNPPVAWYKRVKDPKEQLEDIAQLFLGVRMQCAQCHHHPFERWSQDDYYGLAAFFSQIGRKPTGVQGEDLIFHQRGVAQAKNVKSGEMLKPVALGDSVGEISPDEDPRLKLVNWMSSPENPFFAKALVNRYWKHFFKRALIEPEDDIRDTNPPSNPELMAALEEHFIKSGFDLKALVKVITQSHTYQLSSMPNEYNLHDRQNYSRFYPRRLQAEVMLDSIDDLAGSTSSFANLPPGTRAIALPDNSYTNSSAFLKVFGRPNSASVCECEREQTSSLAQSLHLMNSNEVKSKLAAGGGRAAQLAKEDEPIEARVKELYMAAFSREPRPEELQTAIEFLTTPVEDGKTKADAKKKPTNKDFQDLIWALMNTKEFLFNH; translated from the coding sequence ATGAATATCTTGCCTCAAGCAGTATCGACGCGTCGGTTATTTTTCGCTTTGACTCTTCTGCTGGCCTCACTTTATCTCAGTAGTGCCACCCGTGCGGAAGACGTAAAACAGCCGGTCAGTTTTGTGAATGATGTAATTCCCATCCTGACGAAAGCAGGCTGTAACATGGGAACCTGTCACGCGAAAGCGGGAGGAGGCCAGAATGGTTTTCAGCTCTCGCTGCTGGGATTCGAACCGCTTGAAGATTACGACAGTCTGGTTAAGGAAGCACACGGACGACGTCTGTTTCCCGTTGCACCTACCCAGAGTCTGCTGCTGACCAAAGCGACCAACGAAACACCACATGGTGGCGGCAAGCGGCTGAATCGGGATTCCGATGGCTATCGGCTGATTCAGCGCTGGATTGAAGAAGGTGCGAAATGGAAGACCGGCGCTGAGCCGGAACTGGTCTCCGTCGAAGTGCAGCCCGAACGCGGCCTGGTTGAGATGGGCGAAAAACAGCAGCTCAAGGCCATCGCCAAATATTCCGACGGCTCGACCCGTAACGTGACGCACACCGCGTTATATGAATCCAACATCAAATCGATGGCGGACGTCGACGAAGAAGGGCTTGTCAAAGTCAACGACATCCCGGGTAAAGTCGCCATCATGGTTCGTTACCAGGGAAAGATCGCGGTCTTCACCGCAGCGATCCCCCTCAACGCCCCGATTCAGAAAGTACCCAGCGAAAAGAATTTCATAGATCAACATGTGTTTGCCAACCTCAAAGAGCTGGGCATTCCTCCTTCACCAGTTTGTGACGATGCAACCTTCCTTCGCCGGGTGACGATTGATATCTGTGGTCGTTTTCCCACAGAAGAAGAAACAAAAACATTCCTGGCCAGTACCGAAGCCGACAAGCGGGACAAACTTGTAGAGCGTCTGCTGCAGAGCCCAAACTATGCGGATTACTTCGCATCCAAATGGACTCCGCTCCTCAAAAACCGTCGGGACGCCGCCAGCGATATTACTCCAAACTTCGCTTTCCATGCCTGGATCCGTGACAGCATGCTGGCCAACGTGCCCTACGATCAACTTGTTCGCGAACTGCTGGGCGCAACCGGAACCGTCGTCAGCAATCCACCAGTCGCCTGGTACAAACGGGTTAAGGACCCCAAGGAACAGCTCGAAGATATCGCCCAGCTGTTTCTGGGAGTACGCATGCAGTGTGCTCAGTGCCACCACCATCCGTTCGAACGTTGGAGCCAGGACGACTATTACGGTCTGGCCGCGTTCTTCTCACAGATTGGTCGTAAGCCCACCGGCGTTCAGGGAGAAGACCTGATCTTCCACCAGCGGGGTGTGGCTCAGGCAAAGAATGTTAAATCAGGTGAAATGCTGAAGCCTGTCGCCCTGGGTGATTCTGTGGGCGAGATTTCACCCGATGAAGATCCCCGTCTGAAACTGGTCAACTGGATGAGTTCCCCGGAGAATCCCTTCTTCGCGAAGGCCCTGGTGAACCGCTACTGGAAGCATTTCTTCAAGCGGGCCTTGATTGAACCCGAGGATGACATTCGGGATACCAATCCCCCTTCGAACCCGGAACTGATGGCTGCTCTGGAAGAGCATTTCATTAAGTCCGGATTCGATCTGAAGGCACTGGTGAAGGTGATTACCCAGTCACATACGTATCAGTTGAGTTCGATGCCCAACGAATACAATCTGCATGATCGGCAGAATTATTCGCGATTCTATCCACGACGACTGCAGGCCGAGGTTATGCTCGATTCCATCGATGACCTGGCCGGGTCGACAAGTTCATTCGCGAACCTGCCGCCGGGGACCCGGGCGATTGCCTTACCCGATAACAGTTACACTAATTCCTCAGCGTTTCTGAAAGTCTTCGGTCGTCCCAACAGTGCTTCCGTCTGTGAATGCGAGCGGGAACAGACTTCCAGTCTGGCGCAGAGTCTGCACCTGATGAATTCGAACGAGGTCAAGTCGAAGCTGGCAGCCGGTGGTGGTCGAGCCGCTCAGCTGGCGAAAGAAGACGAGCCCATCGAAGCCCGGGTAAAAGAGCTCTACATGGCTGCTTTTTCGCGTGAGCCTCGTCCCGAAGAACTTCAAACCGCGATCGAATTTCTGACGACTCCGGTCGAAGATGGAAAAACAAAAGCGGATGCAAAGAAAAAACCGACCAACAAAGATTTTCAGGATCTGATCTGGGCCTTGATGAACACGAAGGAGTTTCTGTTCAATCACTAG
- a CDS encoding DUF1501 domain-containing protein, whose protein sequence is MTQFFSRRQFLAENAMGIGSVALAWLLNQEQAQARPKSVTAEQEHFDLKPKPAPLVPQAKAMISLFQHGGPAHMDLTDPKPELSKYSGTDFKGDIQYSFVNEASKKLLGSPWKFRKHGECGTELSELLPHLGEVADDICLIRSMHTGANGHEVSIRYFHGGIPGVVGRPNLGSWLVYGLGSESQNLPAYMVLTDPGGLPVDGVTNWSNGFMPSLFQGTVLRPKEPRILNLDAPAHLQGDLQAQNLELLQSLNRKHYEQHPHESDLEARIASYELAARMQTAAREALDLSQETQATQEMYGLNNPKTRDYGTRCLIARRLVERGVRFVQLFLGGQPWDNHSSIITGLPAICGRTDQPAAALVKDLKQRGMLDSTLVHWGEKLVVCL, encoded by the coding sequence ATGACACAGTTTTTCAGCAGACGACAGTTTCTGGCAGAAAATGCGATGGGGATTGGCTCGGTTGCCCTGGCCTGGCTGTTGAACCAGGAGCAGGCCCAGGCACGCCCCAAAAGCGTGACCGCGGAACAGGAACACTTCGACCTGAAGCCAAAACCTGCACCGCTGGTACCGCAGGCCAAAGCGATGATCTCGCTGTTCCAGCACGGCGGACCGGCGCACATGGATCTGACCGATCCCAAGCCGGAGCTGTCCAAGTACAGCGGCACCGATTTCAAAGGGGACATTCAATACAGCTTCGTGAATGAAGCCAGTAAGAAACTGCTGGGCAGTCCCTGGAAATTTCGCAAACATGGTGAATGTGGCACCGAGCTTTCAGAACTGCTGCCGCACCTCGGGGAGGTCGCCGACGATATCTGCCTGATCCGTTCGATGCACACCGGGGCCAACGGTCACGAAGTTTCCATCCGTTATTTTCACGGTGGCATTCCCGGCGTTGTCGGACGACCGAATCTCGGTTCCTGGCTGGTTTACGGTCTCGGATCGGAATCGCAGAACCTGCCGGCGTACATGGTACTCACCGATCCCGGTGGACTGCCTGTGGACGGCGTGACCAACTGGTCCAACGGGTTCATGCCTTCGCTGTTCCAGGGAACCGTACTGCGGCCCAAAGAGCCGCGGATTCTGAACCTGGATGCACCCGCGCATCTGCAGGGAGATCTTCAGGCACAGAACCTGGAACTGCTGCAGTCATTGAACCGCAAACATTATGAGCAGCATCCGCACGAGTCTGACCTTGAAGCACGTATCGCCAGCTACGAACTTGCAGCGCGGATGCAGACCGCAGCCCGCGAAGCACTCGACCTGTCACAGGAAACGCAGGCGACTCAGGAAATGTACGGCTTGAACAATCCCAAGACACGCGACTACGGTACCCGCTGTCTGATTGCCCGGCGACTGGTAGAGCGGGGCGTCCGGTTCGTGCAGCTGTTCCTGGGAGGTCAGCCGTGGGACAATCACAGCAGTATCATTACGGGGCTGCCTGCGATCTGTGGTCGCACCGATCAACCGGCGGCGGCACTCGTTAAAGACCTCAAACAGCGCGGGATGCTGGATTCCACACTGGTCCACTGGGGGGAGAAATTGGTCGTCTGCCTGTAA
- a CDS encoding DUF1553 domain-containing protein, producing MTTGLKRICLILPLLTALATTVSAETTQPEQLTYEEHIRPIFRAHCYDCHGATKDLKGGLDLRLVRFLIKGGDSGESIIPGKPDESYLMERIESGDMPPGEARVPKHEIEILKRWIAAGAKTARPEPESIGVGLGITPEERAYWAFQPIKRPELSQEVKENRRVRTPIDALLLQAMPEGLTFSPDTDRRTLIKRAYFDLLGLPPSPAEMQKALADQSEGWYERLLDELLASPHYGERWARHWLDVAGYADSEGYTVKDDVRPWAWKYRDYVIKSFNENKPFNQFITEQLAGDELAGKREGDLTPQQIELLSATGFLRMAADGTGSGSNNPEARNQVIADTMKIVGSSLLGLSVACAQCHDHRYDPIPQSDYFALRAIFEPTFDWQKWQTPQQRRISLYTAADRAEAAKVEAEAQKVLAEKNEVQAKYMAQALETELKKYESPLREQLKAAYDTPKAKRTAEQNELLKKHPSVNITPGVLYQYIPKSREEMQEFDKKIAEIRQKKPVEEFLRVAVEPPNHVPVTKLFHRGDYRQPQQEIKPGGLKVVSPPDQQQLFPENDASLPTTGRRLAFARWLTNGEHPLVARVLVNRFWMHHFGRAIVATPGEFGKLGASPTHEKLLDWLAAEFMAQGWDLKKLHKTIMLSTAYRQEGAPDPSKESIDPDNHYYWRKPILRLEAETIRDRMLKVTGQLDEQLYGAPVSIKEDDFGQIVVSGEQHRRSLYVMARRSQPVGMLQTFDAPVMETNCERRSSSTVATQSLMLMNGSFILSQSGKLAEKLASEAPELKPETLAQLPALPATAKPVWSYGYRSLADTKSLASEFTPLPHWTGSSWQGGPKLPDPQLGWVTLNAGGGHPATKYAAVRRWTAPASGTLSVTGKLQHGNENGDGVQALVLSSRSGLAGEWKVHHGAADTNVASLAVQQGDTIDFITGCNGDTGFDSFSWGLQLTLKAEGGPTFKWDSAAEFRGPEPPQKSLPAQASYAFELAYCRKPTDDELQMVIRFIGNQLAWLQQHPDQLPKGVTPVRQTMTNLCQTLMSSNEFLYID from the coding sequence ATGACTACTGGATTGAAACGCATCTGTCTCATTCTGCCACTACTGACGGCTCTGGCGACGACCGTTTCTGCAGAGACAACGCAGCCGGAGCAGCTGACGTACGAAGAACATATTCGACCCATCTTCCGCGCCCACTGTTATGACTGTCACGGCGCGACCAAGGACCTCAAAGGGGGACTCGATCTGCGGCTGGTCCGTTTCCTGATCAAAGGTGGCGATTCGGGAGAATCGATCATCCCCGGGAAACCGGATGAGAGTTATCTGATGGAGCGTATTGAAAGTGGCGATATGCCTCCCGGCGAAGCCCGCGTTCCGAAACACGAAATTGAAATCCTCAAACGCTGGATCGCCGCCGGTGCGAAGACCGCGCGTCCCGAACCCGAATCGATTGGGGTCGGGTTAGGCATCACACCTGAAGAACGTGCCTACTGGGCCTTCCAGCCGATTAAACGTCCCGAGCTCTCTCAGGAAGTAAAAGAGAATCGCCGAGTGCGGACTCCCATCGATGCTTTGCTCTTGCAGGCGATGCCCGAGGGACTCACTTTCTCGCCGGATACCGATCGACGCACGCTGATCAAACGGGCTTACTTTGACTTGCTGGGACTGCCCCCCAGTCCCGCGGAGATGCAGAAAGCACTCGCGGATCAATCGGAGGGCTGGTATGAACGTCTGCTGGATGAACTGCTCGCTTCGCCTCACTACGGGGAACGCTGGGCGCGTCACTGGCTGGATGTCGCCGGCTATGCAGACTCGGAAGGCTACACGGTTAAAGATGATGTCCGTCCCTGGGCCTGGAAGTACCGCGACTATGTCATAAAATCATTCAATGAAAACAAACCCTTCAATCAGTTTATCACCGAACAGCTGGCGGGAGACGAACTGGCGGGCAAGCGAGAAGGGGACCTGACTCCGCAGCAGATCGAACTGCTCAGTGCGACCGGATTTCTGCGGATGGCCGCCGACGGAACCGGGAGTGGCAGTAATAACCCGGAAGCACGCAACCAGGTGATCGCCGACACGATGAAAATTGTGGGCTCTTCACTGCTGGGGTTGAGTGTAGCATGTGCGCAGTGTCACGATCACCGCTACGATCCCATTCCGCAGTCCGATTACTTCGCGTTGCGGGCGATCTTTGAACCCACCTTTGACTGGCAGAAATGGCAGACGCCGCAGCAGCGACGGATTTCGCTCTATACCGCAGCTGATCGTGCAGAGGCAGCCAAGGTCGAAGCGGAAGCACAGAAGGTGCTGGCTGAGAAAAATGAAGTACAGGCCAAGTATATGGCACAGGCGCTGGAGACGGAGCTCAAGAAATATGAATCACCGCTCCGCGAACAGTTGAAGGCTGCCTACGACACGCCCAAGGCCAAGCGGACCGCAGAACAGAATGAGCTGCTCAAGAAACACCCGAGTGTGAATATCACGCCCGGCGTGTTGTATCAGTATATTCCGAAATCCCGAGAAGAGATGCAGGAGTTCGACAAGAAGATCGCAGAGATTCGCCAGAAGAAACCGGTCGAAGAATTTCTGCGGGTCGCCGTTGAGCCTCCCAATCATGTACCGGTGACAAAGCTGTTTCATCGGGGCGATTACCGTCAGCCTCAGCAGGAGATCAAACCGGGAGGTTTGAAAGTGGTCTCCCCGCCGGATCAACAGCAGCTGTTCCCGGAAAACGATGCGTCTCTTCCGACGACGGGTCGGCGGCTGGCCTTTGCCCGCTGGTTGACCAACGGCGAACATCCCCTGGTGGCCCGCGTTCTGGTTAACCGTTTCTGGATGCATCACTTTGGACGGGCCATCGTGGCGACCCCGGGTGAGTTCGGAAAACTGGGAGCGAGCCCCACCCATGAAAAACTGCTGGACTGGCTGGCTGCTGAGTTCATGGCACAGGGCTGGGATCTGAAGAAACTGCATAAAACCATCATGCTCTCCACTGCGTATCGTCAGGAGGGAGCCCCCGATCCCAGTAAGGAATCGATTGATCCGGACAACCATTACTACTGGCGGAAGCCGATCCTGCGACTCGAAGCGGAAACGATCCGCGACCGGATGTTGAAGGTGACCGGTCAACTCGACGAGCAGCTGTATGGTGCACCGGTCAGTATTAAAGAAGACGACTTCGGCCAGATCGTGGTGTCGGGCGAGCAGCATCGCCGCAGCCTGTATGTCATGGCCCGCCGCAGTCAGCCGGTCGGCATGCTGCAGACCTTCGATGCGCCTGTGATGGAAACCAACTGTGAGCGTCGCTCCAGTTCGACCGTGGCGACTCAGTCGCTGATGCTGATGAACGGGAGCTTTATCCTGTCACAATCCGGCAAGCTGGCAGAAAAACTGGCCAGTGAAGCACCCGAACTGAAACCGGAAACTCTGGCCCAGCTGCCAGCACTCCCCGCGACGGCGAAGCCCGTCTGGAGTTATGGCTATCGCAGTCTGGCCGACACGAAATCGCTGGCCAGTGAATTTACACCACTGCCGCACTGGACCGGATCCAGCTGGCAGGGAGGTCCTAAACTGCCCGATCCTCAGCTGGGCTGGGTCACTCTGAATGCCGGCGGGGGACATCCCGCTACGAAATATGCCGCAGTCCGTCGCTGGACCGCGCCCGCATCGGGCACGCTGTCTGTCACAGGCAAGCTGCAGCATGGAAACGAAAACGGGGACGGCGTCCAGGCGCTGGTTCTTTCCAGTCGTTCCGGTCTGGCTGGTGAGTGGAAAGTGCATCACGGTGCCGCTGATACAAACGTGGCTTCACTGGCTGTGCAACAGGGAGACACGATTGATTTTATTACGGGCTGCAATGGTGATACCGGCTTCGATTCTTTCTCCTGGGGCCTGCAGCTGACGCTCAAGGCAGAAGGCGGTCCGACTTTCAAATGGGATTCGGCAGCCGAGTTTCGCGGGCCGGAACCACCGCAGAAAAGTCTGCCCGCTCAGGCCTCGTACGCGTTTGAACTGGCTTATTGTCGCAAACCAACGGACGACGAATTGCAGATGGTGATCCGCTTCATTGGAAACCAGCTGGCCTGGCTGCAGCAGCATCCCGATCAGTTGCCCAAGGGGGTTACCCCGGTTCGGCAGACGATGACCAATCTCTGCCAGACTCTAATGAGTTCCAACGAGTTTTTATACATCGATTAG
- a CDS encoding LysR family transcriptional regulator yields the protein MEVDQLRYFLRVAERGNFTRAAEELNISQPALSRSIQKLEEELGQPVFERKTRSVALTDAGTLLQSRAQQILALIEDTKAEISDDGRSGQIRIGAIPTIAPFFLPDLLRQFSTEFPAASIIVQEDTTDHLLKRCTQGEIDLAILALPVPAKYLEVEELFQEELLLVLPPDHPLVNKPQIRLNDIKALPFVLLDEAHCLSDNIVSFCRQRSFHPVAVEQTSQLAMVQELVSLSHGISMVPQMARKLDQSDRRVYRSMSGIKPVRKIAMVWNPYRFQSRLLQAFQERLRTYARQQDACPS from the coding sequence ATGGAAGTCGATCAGTTACGCTATTTTCTGAGGGTCGCAGAGCGGGGAAACTTTACCCGGGCGGCGGAAGAACTGAATATTTCTCAGCCGGCCCTGAGCCGCTCGATCCAGAAACTGGAAGAAGAACTGGGCCAGCCGGTCTTCGAACGCAAGACCCGCTCGGTCGCCCTCACCGACGCCGGCACCCTGCTCCAGTCACGAGCGCAGCAGATTCTGGCTTTGATTGAAGATACCAAAGCCGAGATCTCGGATGATGGCCGCAGTGGCCAGATTCGCATCGGGGCAATCCCGACTATCGCCCCGTTCTTTCTACCGGACCTGCTGCGACAGTTTTCCACCGAATTCCCGGCGGCCTCGATTATCGTGCAGGAGGACACCACAGACCATTTACTGAAGCGGTGTACCCAGGGAGAAATCGACCTGGCCATCCTGGCGTTGCCAGTACCAGCGAAATATCTGGAGGTTGAAGAGCTGTTTCAGGAAGAACTGCTGCTGGTTCTACCGCCCGATCATCCACTGGTCAACAAACCGCAGATTCGTCTGAACGATATTAAAGCGCTCCCGTTCGTGTTGCTCGATGAAGCGCACTGCCTGTCTGATAATATTGTCTCGTTCTGCCGTCAGCGTTCGTTTCATCCGGTGGCCGTCGAACAGACGAGCCAGCTGGCAATGGTGCAGGAACTGGTCTCGCTTTCGCATGGCATTTCGATGGTCCCACAGATGGCACGCAAGCTGGATCAGAGTGACCGCCGCGTTTATCGTTCCATGAGCGGTATCAAACCGGTGCGTAAAATCGCGATGGTCTGGAATCCGTATCGCTTTCAAAGTCGCCTGCTGCAGGCATTCCAGGAACGTCTCAGAACATACGCCAGGCAACAGGATGCCTGTCCCAGTTGA
- a CDS encoding catalase — MNQKPTLTTTGGAPVPDNQNSLTAGPRGPVLLQDYQLLEKLAHQNRERIAERVVHAKGWGAYGTLTIEGDISKYTKAKALQPGTKTEMLARFSTVAGEAGAADAERDVRGFALKFYTEEGNWDMVGNNTPVFFVRDAYKFPDFIHTQKRHPKTNLRSPTAMWDFWSLSPESLHQVTILFSDRGLPTDVRHMNGYGSHTYSFINEKNERFWVKFHFKTQQGHRHWTNEEAEEVVGKTRESTQEDLFYSIEQGEFPKWNFQVQIMPETDADETPYNPFDLTKVWPHGDYPLIHVGTLELNRNPENYFAEIEQAAFSPSNVVPGIGYSPDKMLQARVFSYADAHRHRLGTHYEALPVNEPRCPVHHYHKDGAMHFKSNGCPVDAYYEPNSFNGPVERPDVAEPPLQISGDADRYDHREGNDDYSQPRALFNLFDDGQKSRLFSNIAAAMQGVPQEIVDRQLKHFELVDPAYAAGVRDALNAS, encoded by the coding sequence ATGAATCAGAAGCCGACGCTGACTACCACCGGCGGTGCCCCTGTTCCCGATAATCAGAATTCCCTCACCGCAGGCCCGCGCGGACCAGTGCTGCTGCAGGACTACCAGCTGCTTGAAAAGCTCGCGCACCAGAACCGGGAGCGGATCGCCGAACGCGTTGTGCATGCGAAAGGCTGGGGCGCGTATGGCACACTGACCATCGAAGGCGACATCAGCAAATACACGAAAGCCAAAGCACTGCAGCCCGGCACCAAAACTGAAATGCTGGCCCGCTTCTCCACCGTGGCCGGCGAAGCGGGTGCCGCAGATGCAGAACGGGACGTCCGCGGCTTCGCCCTCAAGTTCTACACCGAAGAGGGCAACTGGGATATGGTCGGCAATAACACGCCGGTTTTCTTTGTACGCGATGCCTACAAGTTTCCCGATTTCATCCACACCCAGAAACGGCATCCCAAAACAAACCTGCGCTCTCCCACTGCAATGTGGGATTTCTGGTCACTCTCACCCGAATCACTGCACCAGGTGACGATTCTGTTTTCAGACCGGGGCCTGCCCACTGACGTACGGCACATGAACGGTTACGGCAGCCACACTTACAGTTTCATCAACGAGAAAAACGAACGCTTCTGGGTCAAGTTCCACTTCAAAACGCAGCAGGGACACAGGCACTGGACCAACGAGGAAGCGGAAGAGGTAGTCGGCAAAACCCGTGAAAGTACGCAGGAAGATTTGTTCTATTCCATTGAACAGGGTGAGTTCCCCAAATGGAATTTTCAGGTACAGATCATGCCTGAGACCGATGCGGATGAAACGCCTTACAACCCGTTTGACCTGACAAAAGTCTGGCCGCACGGCGATTACCCGCTGATACATGTCGGCACGCTGGAACTGAACCGCAATCCCGAAAACTATTTCGCGGAGATCGAACAGGCGGCCTTCTCTCCGTCGAACGTGGTGCCCGGCATTGGCTACTCCCCAGACAAGATGCTGCAGGCCCGCGTCTTCTCCTATGCCGACGCCCACCGGCACCGCCTGGGCACGCATTATGAAGCCCTGCCCGTCAACGAGCCGCGGTGCCCCGTGCATCACTACCACAAAGACGGCGCAATGCACTTCAAATCGAACGGCTGCCCCGTGGACGCCTATTACGAACCGAACTCCTTCAACGGACCGGTCGAACGTCCCGATGTCGCTGAGCCGCCTCTGCAGATTTCGGGAGATGCAGACCGCTACGATCACCGCGAAGGCAACGACGATTACTCACAACCCCGTGCCCTGTTCAATCTGTTCGACGACGGACAGAAATCGCGACTGTTCTCCAACATCGCCGCCGCCATGCAGGGCGTACCCCAGGAAATTGTCGACCGCCAGCTCAAACACTTCGAACTGGTCGACCCGGCGTATGCTGCCGGCGTGCGGGACGCGTTGAACGCTTCCTGA
- a CDS encoding slipin family protein: MFQVYFNEAGREFIIKNTHRGLWYEDGKLTKVLEAGRYEIPPKRFWGTKQPIVECLLVDVRERELTIKGQEILTADKVAIRVSILVQYRVNDPQAAVHTVDNYEDRIYTDVQLAARRSLASMTLEEILTNRNQLSEEILSDVSESAGGYGVSIKRADVKDLLFPGNLQEIMNRVLAAERNSQAQLVDARTRAEVEQIQSQSMAEATRREAEAAAEARKLKEQAEAEALRIQSEAEARAYEERATAAATLEGHPALLRLAELETLRDLAVNANARLYLGFDRHGLSYQQAETREISS; encoded by the coding sequence ATGTTTCAGGTATATTTTAATGAAGCAGGTCGTGAGTTCATTATCAAGAACACACATCGCGGCCTGTGGTACGAAGACGGTAAACTCACCAAGGTGCTCGAAGCGGGCCGTTATGAAATTCCGCCGAAACGCTTTTGGGGAACGAAGCAGCCGATCGTGGAATGTCTGCTGGTCGATGTGCGTGAGCGCGAACTGACGATCAAGGGACAGGAAATTCTGACGGCTGATAAAGTGGCTATTCGTGTGAGTATCCTGGTGCAGTATCGGGTGAACGATCCCCAGGCGGCCGTGCATACAGTCGACAATTACGAAGACCGGATTTATACCGACGTCCAACTGGCGGCACGCCGTTCGCTGGCTTCGATGACGCTGGAGGAGATCCTCACGAACCGAAATCAGTTGAGTGAAGAGATCCTGTCTGATGTCAGCGAGTCTGCCGGCGGCTATGGTGTAAGCATCAAGCGGGCGGATGTGAAAGACCTGCTCTTTCCGGGGAATCTGCAGGAAATCATGAATCGCGTACTGGCTGCAGAACGTAACAGCCAGGCACAGCTTGTCGATGCCCGTACGCGGGCGGAAGTCGAGCAGATCCAGTCACAGTCAATGGCGGAAGCGACCCGTCGGGAAGCGGAGGCGGCAGCAGAAGCCCGTAAGCTCAAAGAGCAGGCGGAAGCCGAAGCACTCCGGATTCAGTCCGAAGCGGAAGCCCGGGCATATGAAGAACGGGCAACAGCAGCCGCAACGCTGGAAGGACATCCGGCGCTGCTGCGACTGGCCGAACTGGAAACGTTACGCGATCTGGCAGTCAATGCCAACGCGCGACTCTATCTAGGTTTTGACCGCCATGGTCTGAGTTATCAGCAGGCGGAAACCAGGGAGATCAGTTCCTGA
- a CDS encoding 2OG-Fe(II) oxygenase has protein sequence MRRIIQVRNFLSATECAALIERLEQQGFKEQLSGDRDRVVRARCVFTDQELADTYWQRLQQHVPALTDVYTDGFAPYPHLSSPLAEFQPSGLNEVLRCYKYLPGEQFRRHEDFAYEWSETRRTFYTVLFYLNNEYTGGETTFDHNQVVPETGLAVIFPHELYHSGNMVQTGIKYALRSDVIFAVPDK, from the coding sequence ATGAGACGCATTATCCAGGTAAGAAACTTCCTCAGCGCGACAGAATGTGCTGCGCTCATCGAACGTCTGGAACAGCAGGGCTTTAAAGAACAGCTCTCCGGCGATCGAGACCGCGTGGTCCGCGCCCGTTGCGTCTTCACGGATCAGGAACTGGCAGACACTTACTGGCAGCGTCTGCAGCAGCATGTTCCCGCTTTGACAGACGTTTATACGGATGGATTCGCCCCGTATCCGCATCTGAGTTCACCCCTGGCTGAGTTCCAGCCGAGCGGACTGAATGAAGTGCTGCGCTGTTACAAATATCTGCCGGGCGAACAGTTCCGTCGGCATGAAGACTTTGCCTACGAATGGAGCGAAACCCGCCGGACGTTTTACACGGTGCTGTTTTATCTCAACAACGAGTATACGGGTGGGGAAACCACGTTTGATCACAATCAGGTCGTACCGGAAACCGGACTGGCCGTGATCTTTCCGCACGAACTTTATCATTCAGGTAACATGGTGCAGACGGGCATCAAGTACGCGCTGCGTTCGGATGTCATCTTTGCCGTGCCTGACAAATGA